One Bradyrhizobium manausense DNA segment encodes these proteins:
- a CDS encoding PA0069 family radical SAM protein, with product MSPASSSALKHPPVTAPSEPAGAPSDFPELGVAIDRARRRGRGAQSNASGRYEAEARVAFDDGWQSLEELPPFRTTVAVDTSRKVITRNDSPDIGFDRSINPYRGCEHGCVYCFARPTHAYLGLSPGLDFESKLFVKPEAPALLEKELAASGYEPRMIAIGTNTDPYQPIERERKIMRGILEVLERTGHPVGIVTKSALVTRDIDILARMAKRNLAKVAISVTSLDPKLARTMEPRASTPPKRLEALKQLSDAGIPTTVMVAPVIPALNDSEIERILDAATHAGVKEASYVLLRLPLEVRDLFREWLMANYPDRYRHVFTLIRDMRGGRDYDAKWGERMKGTGPMAWTIGRRFEIACDRLGLNKRRSKLTTDHFARPKQNGEQLSLF from the coding sequence ATGAGTCCAGCTTCTTCTTCTGCTCTCAAGCACCCGCCGGTCACGGCGCCCTCCGAGCCGGCGGGTGCGCCTTCCGATTTCCCCGAGCTTGGCGTCGCCATCGACCGTGCGCGCCGGCGCGGGCGGGGCGCGCAGTCCAATGCCAGCGGCCGTTACGAGGCCGAGGCACGCGTCGCCTTCGACGATGGCTGGCAGAGCCTGGAAGAGCTGCCGCCGTTCAGGACGACGGTGGCGGTGGACACATCGCGCAAGGTGATCACCCGCAACGACTCGCCCGATATCGGTTTCGACCGCTCGATCAATCCCTATCGCGGCTGTGAGCACGGCTGCGTCTATTGCTTCGCGCGACCGACGCATGCCTATCTCGGTCTGTCGCCGGGGCTCGACTTCGAGTCGAAGCTGTTCGTGAAGCCCGAGGCACCGGCGCTGCTCGAGAAGGAACTCGCCGCGTCAGGCTACGAGCCGCGGATGATCGCGATCGGCACCAACACCGATCCCTACCAGCCGATCGAGCGCGAGCGCAAAATCATGCGCGGCATTCTGGAGGTGCTGGAGCGCACCGGCCATCCCGTCGGCATCGTCACCAAATCCGCGCTTGTGACCCGTGACATCGACATTCTCGCGCGCATGGCCAAGCGCAACCTCGCCAAGGTCGCGATCTCGGTGACCTCGCTCGACCCGAAACTCGCGCGCACCATGGAGCCGCGCGCCTCGACGCCACCGAAGCGGCTGGAGGCGTTGAAGCAGCTTTCGGACGCCGGCATCCCGACTACCGTCATGGTGGCGCCCGTCATCCCCGCGCTGAACGATTCCGAGATCGAGCGCATCCTGGATGCCGCGACCCATGCGGGCGTCAAGGAAGCTTCCTACGTGCTGCTGCGGCTGCCGCTGGAAGTGCGCGATCTCTTCCGCGAATGGCTGATGGCGAATTATCCGGACCGCTATCGCCACGTCTTCACGCTGATCCGCGACATGCGCGGTGGCCGCGACTACGACGCGAAATGGGGCGAGCGCATGAAGGGCACGGGACCGATGGCCTGGACCATCGGGCGTCGCTTCGAGATCGCCTGCGACAGGCTCGGGCTCAACAAGCGCCGCTCGAAGCTGACCACGGATCATTTTGCACGGCCGAAGCAGAACGGCGAGCAGCTCAGCCTGTTCTAG
- a CDS encoding VOC family protein: MSKELPAPVPRLTVITLGVRDIRASIAFYAALGFSRRLKATGEAVAFFDTGGPVLGLFPWDQLADDAKLPDQPRPTTFRGVTLAWNCATREEVDTVLAFALGKGGTLLRAAHETDYSGYSGYFADPDGHPWEVVVAPGIEVGDDRRVHLAE; encoded by the coding sequence ATGAGTAAGGAACTGCCGGCTCCGGTGCCCCGACTGACGGTGATCACGCTCGGCGTCCGCGACATCCGCGCCAGCATCGCCTTCTACGCCGCGCTCGGGTTTTCGCGCCGGTTGAAAGCGACGGGCGAGGCCGTTGCGTTCTTCGACACCGGTGGTCCGGTGCTGGGCCTGTTCCCCTGGGATCAGCTTGCCGATGACGCGAAGCTGCCGGACCAGCCGAGGCCGACGACCTTCCGCGGCGTCACGCTGGCCTGGAACTGCGCGACACGCGAGGAGGTCGATACGGTGCTGGCGTTCGCGCTCGGCAAAGGCGGAACATTGTTGAGGGCCGCGCACGAGACCGATTACAGCGGCTATTCCGGCTATTTTGCCGATCCCGACGGCCATCCCTGGGAGGTCGTCGTCGCGCCCGGCATCGAGGTCGGCGACGACAGGCGGGTGCATCTGGCGGAGTAG
- a CDS encoding ribonuclease HII: MIRDKSAKKPAKDAPEKVAAKKAVPAKASFRRERALIKRGIWPVAGCDEAGRGPLAGPVVAAAVILDPDRIPRGIDDSKRLTAEERERLFDKICATAQVSVAVASPARIDRDNILRASLWALKRAVVALPEAPRHVFVDGRDRLDTACDCEAVIGGDGIVLSIAAASIVAKVTRDRLMCALAQDCPGYGFEQHKGYGVPEHLDALSRLGPTIHHRSFFAPVAAARAKHMPWTVEPVQDLFEVAEVEVQVETTVEIDASAGP; encoded by the coding sequence ATGATTCGGGACAAGTCCGCCAAAAAGCCGGCCAAAGATGCGCCGGAGAAGGTCGCTGCGAAGAAGGCGGTACCCGCCAAGGCGAGCTTCCGCCGTGAGCGCGCGCTGATCAAGCGCGGCATCTGGCCCGTGGCTGGCTGCGACGAGGCCGGTCGAGGGCCGCTCGCGGGCCCCGTGGTCGCGGCCGCCGTGATTCTCGATCCCGACCGCATCCCGCGCGGTATCGACGATTCGAAGCGGCTGACTGCCGAAGAGCGCGAAAGGCTGTTCGACAAGATCTGCGCCACCGCGCAGGTCTCGGTCGCCGTCGCCTCGCCCGCCCGCATCGACCGCGACAACATCCTGCGCGCCTCGCTGTGGGCGCTGAAGCGCGCGGTGGTGGCGTTGCCCGAAGCGCCCAGGCACGTCTTTGTCGACGGCCGCGATCGCCTCGACACCGCCTGCGACTGCGAGGCCGTGATCGGCGGCGACGGCATCGTGCTTTCGATTGCGGCGGCCTCGATCGTCGCCAAGGTGACACGCGATCGGTTGATGTGTGCGCTGGCGCAGGACTGCCCGGGCTACGGCTTCGAGCAGCACAAGGGCTATGGCGTGCCCGAGCATCTCGACGCGCTCAGTCGTCTCGGCCCAACCATCCACCACCGCAGCTTCTTCGCTCCCGTCGCCGCCGCCCGCGCCAAGCACATGCCCTGGACCGTCGAGCCGGTGCAGGATCTGTTCGAGGTCGCCGAGGTCGAGGTGCAGGTGGAGACGACGGTTGAAATCGACGCTTCGGCGGGCCCCTAG
- a CDS encoding glycosyltransferase family 39 protein has protein sequence MRFTSLVIELIRARPRLIVWIAVLLQAAMWLVVALLFYRSPPGSLATLLAFGREYQVGTDLGPPLSVWLADIAYRAAGGHMFGVYVLAELCEIATFITLYHLARAVVGTQQAVLAVLLTMTVLAFSSSALDFGPLILARPLWALLLLHSWQIIGQRRGNAWFAWSIEAGLLLLTTPAAILLLALLVIFALSTAGGRRTLRALDPLFALVVVAVLALPYAVWLMRAETLVLPPLPQVTDLGARAIHGAWLLGGLVLGAIAVPVLSFLNTSLFAGKSEEAPIIYRPPVEPLARNFVYFFALAPAIGAVLISGLFGFEAVVGGAGVVLVMSGLAMVVAAGDLIAMRGARMLRSVWAAAVVAPAAGVMLAVLFMPWSGTGEIATSMPARAISDFFDESFARRTNHRLRAVAGETQLASLITLHSGRPHLFIDANPARTPWMSQAKFSESGGVVVWRASDTAGTPPPEILARFPGIVPEVPRAFEWLVTGRQQLLRIGWAIVRPKGS, from the coding sequence ATGCGGTTTACCTCCCTGGTCATCGAGCTCATTCGCGCCCGGCCGCGGCTGATCGTCTGGATTGCCGTGCTGCTCCAGGCCGCGATGTGGCTGGTGGTGGCGCTCCTGTTCTACCGCAGCCCGCCCGGCAGCCTCGCGACCCTGCTGGCCTTCGGCCGCGAGTACCAGGTCGGCACCGATCTCGGCCCGCCGCTGTCGGTCTGGCTTGCCGATATCGCCTATCGCGCTGCCGGCGGCCACATGTTCGGCGTCTACGTCCTCGCCGAGCTCTGCGAGATCGCGACCTTCATCACGCTCTATCATCTGGCGCGCGCCGTGGTCGGCACCCAGCAGGCAGTGCTCGCCGTGCTCCTGACCATGACGGTGCTGGCGTTCTCCTCGTCTGCGCTCGATTTCGGCCCGCTGATTCTCGCACGGCCGCTCTGGGCGCTGTTGCTGCTCCATTCCTGGCAGATCATCGGGCAGCGCCGGGGCAACGCCTGGTTCGCCTGGTCGATTGAAGCGGGCCTCCTGCTCCTGACCACGCCGGCCGCGATCTTGCTGCTCGCACTGCTCGTCATCTTCGCACTCTCCACCGCCGGCGGGCGGCGGACATTGCGCGCGCTCGATCCGCTGTTCGCACTCGTCGTCGTCGCCGTGCTGGCGTTGCCTTATGCCGTCTGGCTGATGCGCGCCGAGACCCTTGTGCTGCCGCCCCTGCCGCAAGTGACTGATCTTGGCGCCCGCGCGATCCACGGCGCCTGGCTGCTCGGCGGGCTCGTGCTCGGCGCGATCGCAGTTCCGGTGCTGAGCTTCCTCAACACATCCCTGTTCGCGGGCAAGAGCGAGGAGGCGCCGATCATCTACCGGCCGCCGGTCGAGCCGCTCGCACGCAACTTCGTCTATTTCTTCGCGCTAGCACCGGCGATCGGCGCGGTCCTGATCTCCGGCCTGTTCGGGTTCGAGGCCGTCGTCGGCGGCGCCGGCGTTGTGCTGGTCATGTCGGGCCTCGCCATGGTCGTGGCAGCAGGCGATCTCATCGCCATGCGCGGCGCGCGGATGCTGCGCTCGGTGTGGGCGGCGGCCGTCGTGGCCCCCGCCGCCGGTGTCATGCTGGCCGTATTGTTCATGCCCTGGAGCGGCACCGGCGAGATCGCGACCTCGATGCCGGCGCGCGCGATCTCGGATTTCTTCGACGAGAGCTTTGCCCGCCGCACCAACCACCGCCTGCGCGCGGTCGCAGGTGAAACCCAGCTTGCCAGCCTGATCACGCTGCATTCCGGCCGGCCGCACCTCTTCATCGATGCCAATCCGGCGCGCACACCATGGATGTCGCAGGCCAAGTTCAGCGAGAGCGGCGGCGTCGTGGTGTGGCGCGCTTCCGATACTGCGGGGACCCCTCCGCCCGAAATCCTCGCGCGCTTCCCCGGCATCGTGCCCGAAGTGCCGCGCGCCTTCGAATGGCTGGTGACGGGACGCCAGCAATTGTTGCGCATCGGCTGGGCCATCGTGCGGCCGAAGGGAAGCTAG
- a CDS encoding uracil-DNA glycosylase has protein sequence MIPEPAPTVRELLAFYLEAGVDCALAEEPVDRLAELDAPPPAPRVAPVEAPRPVAAPAVMRGEAAPAPDIAIASAREAARTAPTLEALRELMQNFEGCALKHTATRLVFADGNPQARIMFVGEAPGRDEDIEGLPFVGRSGKLLDLMIGAIGLNRATAYITNVIPWRPPGNRTPTPQETQICLPFIQRHIELVNPDVLVTLGNPSTQTLLSTREGIMRTRGRWFEYETGQRTIRALPTFHPAYLLRSPSYKRLAWQDLRSIAKALAA, from the coding sequence ATGATCCCTGAGCCCGCCCCCACCGTCCGAGAGCTTCTCGCCTTCTATCTGGAGGCTGGAGTCGACTGCGCGCTCGCGGAGGAGCCGGTCGACCGCCTCGCGGAATTAGACGCCCCGCCGCCGGCGCCGCGCGTGGCGCCGGTCGAAGCACCGCGGCCTGTCGCCGCGCCTGCGGTGATGCGCGGCGAGGCAGCTCCGGCCCCCGACATCGCGATCGCCTCGGCGCGCGAGGCCGCGCGCACGGCACCGACGCTCGAGGCCTTGCGCGAGCTCATGCAAAACTTCGAAGGCTGCGCGCTCAAGCACACCGCGACACGACTGGTATTTGCCGACGGCAATCCGCAGGCGCGCATCATGTTCGTCGGCGAGGCGCCGGGCCGCGACGAGGACATCGAGGGGCTACCCTTCGTCGGACGCAGCGGCAAGCTGCTCGATCTCATGATCGGCGCGATCGGGCTTAACCGGGCTACGGCTTACATCACCAACGTGATCCCCTGGCGGCCGCCCGGCAATCGTACGCCGACGCCGCAGGAAACGCAGATCTGCCTGCCCTTCATCCAGCGTCATATCGAGCTGGTGAACCCCGATGTGCTGGTAACGCTCGGCAATCCTTCGACGCAGACACTGCTCTCGACTCGCGAAGGTATCATGCGCACGCGCGGGCGCTGGTTCGAATACGAGACCGGCCAACGTACCATCCGCGCGCTGCCGACTTTCCACCCGGCCTATCTCTTGCGCTCGCCGTCGTACAAGAGGCTGGCCTGGCAGGATCTGCGCTCGATCGCAAAGGCGCTGGCGGCCTGA
- a CDS encoding electron transfer flavoprotein-ubiquinone oxidoreductase: MSTEELPPRESMEFDVVIVGAGPSGLAAAIRLKQINADLNVVVVEKGSEVGAHILSGAVIDPAGLDKLIPDWREDSDCPLKTQVKDDRFYWMTGGGAIKLPNFIMPPLMNNHHCYIGSLGNVCRWLARKAEALGVEIYPGFAAAEVLYDEQGAVKGIATGDMGIGRDGKPKDSFTRGMELLGKYTLFAEGARGSLTKQLIAKFALDSKSEPAKFGIGLKEVWQIDPAKHQKGMIQHSFGWPLDLKTGGGSFLYHYDDNLVAVGFVVHLNYDDPYLSPFDEFQRFKTHPSIRGTFEGAKRLAYGARAITEGGYQSVPKLTFPGGALVGCAAGFVNVPRIKGVHNAMGTGMLAAEHVAAALAADRANDEIVDYENAWRSSSVGKDLFLVRNVKPLWSKFGTVLGVALGGFDMWFNTLFGTSLFGTQSHAKADRSTLDPAKQHAPKNYPKPDGKISFDKLSSVFLSNTNHEEDQPVHLRVADMNLQKMSEHDVFAGPSNRYCPAGVYEWVEEGAAPRYQINAQNCVHCKTCDVKDPNGNITWVPPEGGGGPNYEAM; encoded by the coding sequence ATGAGCACCGAAGAACTTCCCCCGCGCGAATCCATGGAATTCGACGTCGTCATCGTCGGCGCCGGCCCCTCGGGCCTGGCCGCGGCGATCCGGCTGAAGCAGATCAATGCCGATCTCAACGTCGTCGTGGTGGAGAAGGGGTCCGAGGTCGGTGCGCATATTCTCTCCGGCGCCGTGATCGATCCTGCTGGACTCGACAAGCTGATCCCGGACTGGCGCGAGGATTCTGATTGTCCGCTGAAGACGCAGGTCAAGGACGATCGCTTCTACTGGATGACCGGTGGCGGCGCGATCAAGCTGCCGAACTTCATCATGCCGCCGCTGATGAACAACCATCACTGCTATATCGGCTCGCTCGGCAATGTCTGCCGCTGGCTCGCGCGCAAGGCCGAGGCGCTCGGCGTCGAGATCTATCCGGGCTTTGCGGCCGCCGAAGTGCTCTACGACGAGCAGGGCGCGGTGAAGGGCATCGCTACCGGCGACATGGGCATCGGCCGCGATGGCAAGCCGAAGGACTCCTTCACCCGCGGTATGGAATTGCTCGGCAAGTACACGCTGTTCGCCGAAGGCGCGCGCGGCAGCCTGACCAAGCAGCTGATCGCGAAGTTCGCGCTCGACTCCAAGAGCGAGCCGGCGAAGTTCGGCATCGGCCTCAAGGAAGTCTGGCAGATTGATCCCGCCAAGCACCAGAAGGGCATGATCCAGCATTCGTTCGGCTGGCCGCTCGACCTCAAGACGGGCGGTGGTTCGTTCCTCTATCATTACGACGACAATCTCGTCGCTGTCGGCTTCGTCGTGCATCTGAACTACGACGATCCGTATCTGTCGCCATTCGATGAATTCCAGCGCTTCAAGACCCATCCCTCGATCCGCGGCACCTTCGAAGGCGCCAAGCGCCTTGCCTATGGCGCGCGCGCCATCACCGAGGGCGGCTACCAGTCGGTGCCGAAGCTGACTTTCCCCGGCGGCGCGCTGGTGGGTTGTGCGGCCGGATTCGTCAACGTGCCGCGCATCAAGGGCGTGCACAATGCGATGGGCACCGGCATGCTGGCGGCCGAACATGTCGCAGCCGCGCTCGCGGCCGATCGCGCCAATGATGAGATCGTCGACTACGAGAACGCCTGGCGGTCCTCGTCGGTCGGCAAGGATTTGTTCCTGGTCCGTAACGTCAAGCCGCTGTGGTCGAAGTTCGGCACCGTCCTGGGCGTCGCGCTCGGCGGCTTCGACATGTGGTTCAACACGCTGTTCGGCACCTCGCTGTTCGGCACGCAGTCGCACGCCAAAGCCGATCGCTCGACGCTCGACCCGGCCAAGCAGCACGCGCCGAAGAACTACCCGAAGCCGGACGGCAAGATCTCGTTCGACAAGCTGTCCTCGGTGTTCCTGTCCAACACCAATCACGAAGAGGACCAGCCCGTCCATCTCCGGGTCGCCGACATGAATCTCCAGAAGATGTCCGAGCATGACGTCTTTGCCGGTCCCTCGAACCGCTATTGCCCGGCCGGCGTCTATGAATGGGTCGAGGAGGGCGCTGCGCCGCGCTACCAGATCAACGCCCAGAACTGCGTCCACTGCAAAACCTGCGACGTGAAGGATCCCAACGGCAACATTACCTGGGTTCCTCCGGAGGGCGGCGGCGGCCCGAACTACGAGGCGATGTAA
- a CDS encoding tetratricopeptide repeat protein: MFSNRFNRWTAAAIALAGSAIVAVPGAVLAQTPDHPADTAAQFPTRNDLKSLTTAGSYLAARHASVERDATSASAFYRSALRTDPKNNELLDRAFISSVDDGDIDEAVKLAERILTIDKTNRVARLVVGVHDLKLKKYSSAQSNINQSIRGPITDLVATLLSGWAAYGAGDAKGAVASIDKLAGPEWYPLFKDLHAGMILENAGKEKDAGVRFERAYKLDDSMLRVSEAYARWLSRNKDAASATAVYEAFDKKLARHPLIVEGLRETKAGKKMPPLVDSAQAGAAEALYGIGATLTRRGGEDLALVYLQLALYLQPAHPLALLSLADLYESVKRPQMAIKIYERVPSSSPLKRNAQIQLAIDLDSADRTDEAIKILKGVTAEDSKDLEAIMALGNLERGRKKFGDCGATYSQGIAVLPAGNDKANSVWYYYRGICEERSKEWAKAEADMKKALELQPDQPHVLNYLGYSWIDQGVNLDEGMKMIKRAVEQRPDDGYIVDSLGWAYYRIGNYEEAVKNLERAIDLKPEDPTINDHLGDAYWRVGRTLEAKFQWAHARDLKPEAEELPKIEAKIANGMTDDASNSSAAQADKKKDDGKGG, translated from the coding sequence ATGTTTTCAAATCGTTTCAACCGCTGGACTGCTGCTGCCATCGCCCTTGCCGGCTCTGCGATCGTGGCGGTCCCCGGCGCGGTGCTGGCGCAGACGCCGGACCATCCGGCCGACACGGCGGCGCAGTTTCCGACCCGGAACGATCTGAAGTCGCTCACCACCGCCGGCAGTTATCTCGCCGCGCGTCACGCCAGTGTCGAGCGCGATGCGACCTCCGCCTCCGCCTTCTACCGGTCCGCGCTGCGCACCGATCCCAAGAACAACGAGTTGCTCGACCGCGCCTTCATCTCCTCGGTTGACGATGGCGACATTGACGAAGCGGTCAAGCTCGCCGAGCGCATCCTCACCATCGACAAGACCAATCGCGTCGCGCGCCTCGTGGTTGGCGTGCATGATCTGAAGCTGAAGAAATATTCGAGCGCGCAAAGCAACATCAACCAGTCGATTCGCGGACCGATCACCGACCTCGTCGCCACGCTGCTGTCCGGTTGGGCCGCCTATGGCGCTGGCGATGCCAAGGGCGCGGTTGCGTCCATCGACAAGCTGGCCGGTCCCGAATGGTATCCGCTGTTCAAGGACCTGCACGCCGGCATGATTCTCGAAAACGCCGGCAAGGAGAAGGACGCCGGCGTCCGTTTCGAGCGCGCTTACAAGCTCGACGATTCCATGCTGCGCGTCAGCGAAGCCTATGCGCGCTGGCTGTCGCGTAACAAGGACGCGGCCTCGGCGACGGCGGTTTATGAAGCCTTCGACAAGAAACTCGCCCGCCATCCGCTGATCGTGGAAGGTCTGCGTGAGACCAAGGCCGGCAAGAAGATGCCGCCGCTGGTCGATTCCGCGCAGGCCGGTGCAGCCGAGGCGCTCTACGGCATCGGCGCGACGCTGACCCGCCGCGGTGGCGAGGATCTCGCGCTGGTCTATCTCCAGCTCGCGCTCTATCTCCAGCCCGCGCATCCGCTGGCCTTGCTCTCGCTCGCCGACCTCTATGAATCGGTGAAGCGGCCGCAGATGGCGATCAAGATCTATGAGCGCGTGCCGTCGTCCTCGCCCCTGAAGCGCAACGCGCAGATCCAGCTCGCCATTGACCTGGATTCCGCCGACCGCACCGACGAGGCGATCAAGATCCTCAAGGGCGTGACCGCCGAGGATTCCAAGGATCTCGAAGCCATCATGGCGCTCGGCAATCTCGAACGCGGCCGCAAGAAGTTCGGCGACTGCGGTGCGACCTATTCGCAAGGTATCGCCGTGCTGCCGGCCGGCAACGACAAGGCCAACAGCGTCTGGTACTATTATCGCGGCATTTGCGAGGAGCGCTCCAAGGAGTGGGCCAAGGCCGAAGCCGACATGAAGAAGGCGCTCGAGCTCCAGCCCGACCAGCCCCATGTCCTGAACTATCTCGGCTATTCCTGGATTGACCAGGGCGTGAATCTCGACGAAGGCATGAAGATGATCAAGCGTGCCGTCGAGCAGCGTCCCGACGACGGCTACATCGTCGACTCCCTCGGCTGGGCCTATTACCGCATTGGCAATTATGAAGAGGCCGTCAAGAACCTCGAGCGCGCGATCGATCTGAAGCCCGAGGATCCCACCATCAACGATCATCTCGGCGACGCCTACTGGCGCGTCGGCCGCACGCTGGAAGCCAAATTCCAGTGGGCGCATGCCCGCGATCTCAAGCCCGAGGCGGAAGAGCTTCCGAAGATCGAGGCCAAGATCGCCAACGGCATGACGGATGACGCCTCGAATTCTTCGGCCGCGCAGGCGGACAAGAAGAAAGACGACGGCAAGGGCGGCTGA
- a CDS encoding 4-(cytidine 5'-diphospho)-2-C-methyl-D-erythritol kinase, giving the protein MPALVEEGRAKVNLSLRVVGRRADGYHDLESVVAFADCADRLTLEPGGELRLATTGPLAAACGETSDNLVFKAAKLLADAVPNLKLGAFALEKVLPVAAGIGGGSADAAAALRLLARLNDLSLDDSRLREVALATGADVPVCLFSRACDMTGVGEQLLPLALPSMPCVMVNPRVPVATKDVFRELGLRNGELLVGATDVLEAPAWPELGGSISDWVEVLETVANDLEAPALRIEPVIGDVLSALRDSAGVKLARMSGSGATCFAIHGTANDANASAEKIRRDHPGWWVHAGTLS; this is encoded by the coding sequence ATGCCGGCGTTGGTTGAAGAAGGGCGCGCGAAGGTCAATCTGAGCCTTCGCGTGGTCGGCCGTCGTGCCGACGGCTATCATGATCTCGAAAGCGTCGTTGCGTTTGCCGACTGCGCCGACCGGCTCACACTGGAGCCGGGGGGCGAGCTCAGGCTTGCGACCACGGGGCCGCTTGCGGCGGCCTGCGGCGAGACGTCGGACAATCTCGTGTTCAAGGCCGCGAAACTGCTGGCTGATGCGGTGCCGAATCTGAAGCTCGGCGCTTTCGCGCTCGAGAAGGTCTTGCCGGTGGCAGCCGGCATCGGCGGCGGCTCGGCCGATGCGGCCGCGGCGCTGCGTCTGCTCGCGCGCCTCAACGATCTGTCGCTCGATGATTCCAGGCTTCGGGAAGTCGCGCTCGCGACGGGCGCAGACGTGCCGGTGTGCCTGTTTTCGCGTGCCTGCGACATGACCGGCGTCGGTGAGCAATTGCTGCCGCTGGCGCTGCCGAGCATGCCCTGCGTGATGGTCAATCCGCGGGTGCCGGTTGCGACCAAGGATGTGTTCAGGGAGTTGGGCCTGCGCAACGGCGAGTTGCTGGTCGGCGCGACCGATGTACTTGAGGCTCCGGCCTGGCCGGAGCTGGGCGGGTCGATTTCCGATTGGGTCGAGGTTCTCGAAACCGTCGCCAACGATCTCGAGGCCCCTGCGCTACGCATCGAGCCCGTGATCGGTGACGTGCTGAGCGCCTTGCGCGACTCCGCCGGCGTCAAGCTGGCGCGCATGTCCGGTTCGGGCGCGACGTGCTTTGCGATCCATGGCACGGCTAACGATGCGAACGCCTCCGCGGAGAAGATTCGGCGCGACCACCCCGGCTGGTGGGTGCATGCGGGGACGTTGAGCTAA
- a CDS encoding alpha/beta fold hydrolase: MLAPQSRYYESHGLRLHYADWGNEGAPPLLLVHGGRDHCRSWDAIAGSLQPHFHVIAPDLRGHGDSDWTKGGSYALTEYVYDLAQLVRSIAAPQVTLIGHSMGGMVSLIFSGSFPEQVSKLVVLDGVTMLPDSPKPPTHERIGKWVSQLDRLHDRTPRRYATLAEAAAQMVLHNKRLTRDLALHLATHGARQNEDGTYSWKFDPYQRASAPHRLWPDDHVALWSRIACPTLLLNAGESFLAGARSAGLERYFQQARIETIAGAGHWLQHDKPQEVLDEIRQFLGLAEEEGV, translated from the coding sequence ATGCTTGCCCCGCAAAGTCGCTATTACGAGTCCCACGGCCTGCGGCTGCATTATGCCGACTGGGGTAATGAAGGAGCGCCGCCGCTTCTCCTGGTCCACGGCGGTCGCGATCATTGCCGGAGCTGGGATGCCATCGCCGGCTCGCTGCAACCGCATTTTCATGTGATCGCGCCCGATTTGCGCGGCCACGGCGATTCCGACTGGACCAAGGGCGGCAGCTACGCGCTGACCGAGTATGTCTACGATCTCGCCCAGCTCGTCCGCAGCATCGCAGCGCCCCAGGTGACTCTCATCGGCCATTCGATGGGCGGCATGGTCAGCCTGATCTTTTCCGGGTCATTCCCCGAGCAGGTCTCGAAGCTTGTCGTGCTCGACGGCGTGACGATGCTACCGGATTCGCCGAAGCCACCGACGCACGAACGCATCGGCAAATGGGTCAGCCAGCTCGACCGGCTGCACGACCGCACGCCGCGCCGGTACGCAACCCTCGCGGAGGCAGCCGCGCAGATGGTGCTTCACAACAAGCGCCTCACCCGCGACCTCGCGCTGCACCTCGCCACGCACGGTGCGCGGCAGAACGAGGACGGCACCTATAGCTGGAAGTTCGATCCCTATCAGCGCGCCTCAGCGCCGCACCGGCTCTGGCCGGACGATCACGTTGCGCTGTGGTCGCGTATCGCCTGCCCGACGCTGCTGCTCAATGCCGGCGAAAGCTTTCTCGCCGGCGCCCGGTCAGCGGGCCTGGAGCGTTACTTCCAGCAGGCACGCATCGAGACCATCGCCGGCGCCGGACACTGGCTGCAACACGACAAGCCACAAGAGGTGCTGGATGAGATCCGCCAGTTTCTCGGGCTGGCCGAGGAAGAGGGCGTTTAG
- a CDS encoding LysE family translocator, whose translation MMDTNFWLFLGAALIIATVPGPGIFYVAARTLSEGRASGFASTAGTALGGLVHVVAGSLGISAIILASAELFAAVKFVGALYLVWLGIKTFRSAGRTLSLESEPVGDASAFRDGVLVEALNPKTAAFFLAFIPQFLDPAGASPTLQFMLFGAISVTLNTLADVAVVLMASATRTQLIGRPLLMRRLTQGSGVFIAGLGLSLALARRPVQG comes from the coding sequence ATGATGGACACGAATTTCTGGCTGTTCCTCGGCGCAGCTCTCATCATTGCCACCGTCCCCGGCCCCGGCATCTTCTACGTCGCGGCGCGAACCTTGTCGGAGGGGCGCGCCAGCGGCTTTGCATCGACCGCGGGAACGGCGCTGGGCGGCTTGGTCCACGTGGTCGCGGGCAGCCTCGGCATCTCCGCGATCATCCTGGCTAGTGCGGAACTGTTTGCGGCCGTCAAATTCGTCGGCGCGCTGTATCTCGTCTGGCTCGGCATCAAGACCTTTCGCAGTGCCGGCCGGACGCTATCACTCGAGAGCGAACCCGTCGGCGACGCCAGCGCATTCCGCGACGGCGTGCTGGTCGAGGCGTTGAACCCGAAGACTGCGGCATTCTTCCTCGCCTTCATTCCGCAATTCCTCGATCCTGCGGGGGCGAGCCCTACGCTGCAATTCATGCTCTTTGGCGCCATCTCCGTGACGCTGAACACGCTGGCCGATGTCGCGGTGGTGCTGATGGCGTCGGCAACGCGGACGCAGCTGATCGGACGACCGCTTCTGATGCGCCGCCTCACGCAAGGCTCCGGTGTCTTCATCGCAGGCCTCGGCCTCTCGCTCGCGCTGGCGCGGCGGCCGGTGCAGGGGTAG